In a genomic window of Nostoc sp. UHCC 0870:
- a CDS encoding R3H domain-containing nucleic acid-binding protein, with amino-acid sequence MTITDDLQKLLDILPQDLRQILENHPKIDTLVEVVLDLGRRPEARFPNQAEYLSENPVTQEQIDDCIQRVGIFGGDNRAGIEQTLHRISAIRNRNGKIIGLTCRVGRAIFGTIGMIRDLVETGKSILMLGRPGVGKTTALREIARVLADDFNKRVVIIDTSNEIAGDGDVAHPAIGRARRMQVAHPELQHQVMIEAVENHMPEVIVIDEIGTELEALAARTIAERGVQLVGTAHGNQIENLIKNPTLSDLVGGIQAVTLGDDEARRRGSQKTVLERKAPPTFEIAVEMLERQRWVVHENVADTVDNLLRGRQANPQTRTVDDHGKVAITRQLTVVNGRGGHLSTAEDSFSSARQSTGWRTSGQMLALPSFPVERERVPSPSEFDRLLDESFNYSESIDFSSSRQAGPNGEDLPLHIYPYGVSRHQLEQVINVLTLPVVLTKDIDSADAILALRSHVKNHAKLRQMAKARHVPIHMIKSSTIPQITRGLRRLLNIEDPEIADDRELQLFLHNGSDDEIDALEEARLAVEQIVIPKGQPVELLPRSPQVRKMQHELVEHYRLKSHSFGEEPNRRLRIYPA; translated from the coding sequence ATGACGATTACAGACGATCTCCAAAAGTTATTAGACATTTTGCCCCAAGACCTGCGACAAATACTAGAGAATCACCCCAAAATAGATACTTTAGTAGAAGTGGTCTTGGATTTGGGTCGTCGTCCAGAGGCGCGGTTTCCCAATCAAGCCGAGTATCTGAGCGAAAATCCAGTCACTCAAGAACAGATAGATGATTGTATTCAGAGAGTTGGAATCTTTGGCGGAGATAATCGAGCAGGAATTGAGCAAACCTTGCATCGCATCAGTGCCATCCGCAATCGTAATGGTAAGATTATTGGACTAACTTGCCGTGTCGGTCGGGCTATATTTGGCACAATAGGCATGATCCGCGATTTGGTAGAAACCGGTAAATCGATTCTCATGCTAGGAAGGCCAGGTGTAGGCAAGACAACTGCTTTAAGAGAAATAGCTCGTGTTTTAGCAGATGACTTCAACAAACGCGTAGTCATTATCGACACCTCCAATGAAATTGCTGGGGATGGTGATGTGGCTCACCCTGCTATTGGTCGTGCTAGAAGGATGCAAGTAGCTCATCCAGAACTTCAGCATCAAGTAATGATTGAGGCAGTAGAAAACCATATGCCAGAAGTCATTGTCATTGATGAAATTGGTACAGAACTAGAAGCTTTAGCCGCTCGTACCATTGCTGAACGAGGCGTGCAATTGGTAGGTACTGCCCACGGAAACCAGATAGAAAACTTAATTAAAAACCCTACCCTTTCCGATTTAGTAGGTGGTATCCAAGCTGTGACACTGGGGGACGATGAAGCCAGACGAAGAGGAAGTCAAAAAACTGTTTTAGAACGCAAAGCTCCTCCTACCTTTGAAATTGCGGTAGAAATGCTAGAACGGCAACGTTGGGTAGTACACGAAAACGTTGCGGACACAGTTGATAATCTTCTCCGGGGTCGCCAAGCTAACCCGCAAACAAGAACTGTTGATGATCACGGTAAAGTTGCAATTACACGACAACTAACGGTTGTTAACGGTCGTGGTGGACACTTATCAACAGCTGAAGACTCTTTCTCATCAGCAAGACAATCTACAGGCTGGCGGACATCAGGACAAATGCTGGCGTTGCCATCCTTCCCTGTAGAACGGGAGCGAGTTCCTAGTCCCAGTGAATTTGACCGCTTGCTGGATGAGTCATTCAACTATTCAGAGAGCATTGACTTCAGTAGCAGCAGACAAGCAGGCCCAAATGGTGAAGACTTACCACTGCATATTTATCCATACGGTGTCAGCCGCCATCAGCTAGAACAGGTCATTAATGTGCTAACTTTGCCAGTGGTATTGACAAAAGACATTGATAGTGCAGATGCAATTTTGGCACTGCGATCGCACGTCAAGAATCATGCTAAATTAAGGCAAATGGCTAAAGCTCGTCATGTCCCCATCCACATGATTAAGTCCAGCACTATCCCACAAATTACTCGTGGGTTGCGGCGGTTGCTAAACATCGAAGACCCAGAAATTGCCGATGACCGAGAACTGCAACTGTTTTTGCATAATGGCAGCGACGACGAGATTGATGCACTAGAAGAAGCCAGACTTGCCGTTGAGCAAATAGTCATTCCCAAAGGACAGCCTGTTGAGTTATTACCCCGTTCTCCTCAAGTTCGCAAAATGCAACATGAGTTAGTAGAACACTATCGGCTCAAATCTCACAGTTTTGGCGAAGAACCAAATCGGCGGTTACGGATTTATCCTGCATAG
- a CDS encoding DUF3386 domain-containing protein, producing MTVTQISAQELFRAAYDNRYTWDKDFPGYTADITFKDGDKVITGQVIVNAELKAEVLGVDDESAKKAIHGQAWEIAIHRVRRTFEQTHGANTFRYGDTDENGAVAILMGGKAEGDRYKIHNNIVTLVHRQIHGVVVTINTFSVHETGEGYLPHTYDSVYHEPQTGEQRGGVSNFVDEYEKVGNYSILNRREIRTETAGKISIQEFVFSNIQLLEPVAA from the coding sequence ATGACCGTTACACAAATCTCTGCTCAGGAACTTTTCCGGGCTGCTTATGACAACCGCTACACTTGGGATAAAGATTTTCCTGGGTATACAGCAGATATCACCTTTAAGGATGGCGATAAAGTTATTACTGGTCAAGTCATTGTCAACGCTGAACTCAAAGCAGAAGTTTTGGGCGTAGATGACGAGTCAGCGAAAAAAGCTATTCACGGACAAGCATGGGAAATCGCTATTCACCGTGTGCGCCGCACCTTTGAACAAACCCACGGTGCAAACACATTTCGTTATGGGGACACTGACGAAAATGGGGCTGTGGCAATTTTAATGGGCGGTAAAGCTGAAGGCGATCGCTATAAAATCCACAATAATATAGTTACTCTCGTTCACCGCCAGATTCACGGCGTTGTTGTAACTATTAATACCTTTAGTGTTCATGAGACTGGGGAAGGTTATTTACCCCACACCTATGACTCTGTTTATCATGAACCCCAAACTGGGGAACAAAGAGGCGGAGTCAGCAACTTTGTAGATGAGTATGAAAAGGTTGGAAATTATTCTATTCTCAATCGTCGTGAGATTCGCACAGAAACAGCAGGTAAAATTTCTATTCAAGAATTTGTCTTCTCTAATATTCAGTTATTAGAGCCTGTTGCGGCTTAA
- the ruvC gene encoding crossover junction endodeoxyribonuclease RuvC has translation MEKRILGLDPGLAILGFGAITCTKSPTSIQETTVSVLDFGVIKTSADTEMGQRLCTLFDDLHTLIDHLQPDLVAIEKLFFYRMSSTILVAQARGVVMLALAQHHLPYVEFTPAQIKQALTGYGNADKSEVQEAVARELDLEDIPKPDDAADGLAVALTASYQL, from the coding sequence ATGGAAAAGCGTATTTTAGGATTAGATCCCGGACTAGCAATTTTAGGATTTGGGGCAATTACCTGTACAAAAAGCCCAACCAGTATACAAGAGACAACAGTCAGTGTCTTAGATTTCGGGGTAATCAAGACTTCAGCAGACACAGAGATGGGACAACGCCTGTGTACCTTGTTCGATGATTTACATACCCTAATCGATCATTTGCAGCCAGATTTGGTAGCGATTGAGAAACTGTTTTTCTATCGTATGTCAAGCACTATCCTAGTGGCACAGGCCAGAGGCGTAGTTATGTTAGCCTTGGCGCAGCACCATCTACCCTATGTAGAATTTACCCCTGCTCAAATTAAACAAGCTTTGACTGGCTATGGCAATGCTGATAAATCAGAAGTGCAAGAAGCGGTAGCACGGGAGTTAGATTTAGAAGATATTCCCAAGCCTGATGATGCGGCGGATGGTCTGGCTGTAGCTTTGACAGCGTCGTATCAATTGTAA
- a CDS encoding gluconeogenesis factor YvcK family protein, with product MSIGFLRQALHRLQKQSRGRTSHRVNQWFKWLSPGLSIKRWLLISVGGVLLAILGLAISIKLTPIFLLLELLKGFLSAIANILPNYVSGPLVILFGLLLVLWGQTRTVGSITQVLRPDAEEELIDVLLAHRRLYRGPKIVVLGGGTGLSNLLRGLKTYSANITAIVTVADDGGSSGRLRQEFGVLPPGDIRNCLAALADEEKLLTELFQYRFRAGDGLTGHSFGNLFLTAMSEITGDLERAVAASSKVLAVRGQVLPATLSDVRLWAELADGRRIEGESNIPKAGGKIVKIGCVPDNPPALPAAIKAIKEADYIIIGPGSLYTSLIPNLLVTGIADAIAQTEVPRIYICNIMTQPGETQGYSVADHIRSIDVACGQRQLFDAVLVHKKSPSAKSLIRYAQQNSHPVFLDREAVSQLGRRIVLANILYEDEIGCVRHNPQKLAKVLLKWYSGAHHGK from the coding sequence ATGTCAATAGGTTTTCTCAGACAAGCTCTCCACAGGCTGCAAAAACAATCGCGCGGTCGCACTTCCCATCGGGTGAACCAGTGGTTTAAATGGTTATCTCCTGGACTCTCAATCAAACGTTGGTTGCTGATTAGTGTCGGGGGTGTACTGCTGGCAATTTTGGGGTTGGCGATTTCGATTAAGCTGACCCCCATTTTTTTGCTATTGGAATTACTAAAGGGTTTTTTGAGTGCGATCGCTAATATTTTACCCAACTATGTCAGCGGCCCTCTAGTAATACTTTTTGGTTTGTTATTGGTGCTTTGGGGGCAAACCCGCACTGTGGGTTCAATTACTCAGGTGCTAAGGCCAGATGCCGAAGAAGAACTTATTGATGTACTTTTAGCCCATCGCCGATTGTACCGCGGCCCCAAAATAGTTGTGCTTGGTGGCGGTACAGGACTATCAAATTTACTCAGGGGATTAAAAACCTATAGTGCTAATATTACCGCTATTGTCACCGTTGCTGATGATGGTGGCTCTTCTGGCAGACTGCGCCAAGAGTTTGGAGTTTTACCGCCAGGAGATATTCGCAATTGTCTAGCAGCTCTCGCAGATGAAGAAAAGCTATTAACAGAATTATTTCAATACCGTTTTCGGGCTGGTGATGGGTTGACTGGGCATAGTTTTGGCAACTTGTTTCTCACAGCCATGAGTGAAATTACTGGGGACTTAGAAAGGGCTGTAGCTGCTAGTTCTAAAGTGCTGGCGGTGCGAGGACAAGTTTTACCGGCTACTTTAAGTGACGTTCGTCTGTGGGCAGAATTAGCTGATGGTCGCCGCATCGAGGGCGAGTCTAATATTCCCAAAGCTGGGGGTAAAATTGTGAAGATTGGTTGCGTTCCTGATAACCCTCCAGCTTTACCAGCTGCTATTAAAGCTATTAAAGAAGCTGACTACATTATTATTGGCCCTGGTAGCCTTTATACCAGCTTAATTCCTAATTTGTTAGTCACGGGAATTGCTGATGCGATCGCTCAAACCGAAGTTCCCCGCATCTATATTTGCAATATCATGACCCAACCAGGGGAAACTCAAGGATATAGTGTTGCTGACCACATTCGCTCTATTGATGTGGCTTGTGGGCAAAGACAGCTTTTTGATGCGGTGTTAGTCCATAAAAAATCCCCCTCAGCCAAATCACTCATCCGCTATGCTCAACAAAATTCTCACCCTGTTTTTTTAGATAGAGAAGCTGTATCCCAACTAGGACGAAGAATTGTCTTAGCTAACATTCTGTATGAAGATGAAATTGGCTGCGTGCGTCACAATCCCCAGAAGTTAGCAAAAGTCCTATTAAAGTGGTACAGTGGCGCGCATCATGGAAAATAA
- the ldpA gene encoding circadian clock protein LdpA, which yields MTHILAPLQSLKTGRWFKLICGASFQHLPTVRSLTLAYTLAGADCIDVAADPAVIIAVQEALDVAKTLVGDAQARGFDYQGNSPLLMVSLNDGEDPHFRKAEFDHAKCPEDCLRPCEKICPAQAIIFNRKQDDFSGVESQKCYGCGRCLPICPYDIIYTESYISTPTAIAPLVISTGVDAVEIHTKVGRLAEFKQLWQVISPWAEQLKILAISCPDREGIVKYLQSIYDLISPQCQEIIWQTDGRPMSGDIGDGTTLATVKLGQKVLAANLPGYVQLAGGTNRYTVAKLKAMGLLNSADHESKNQHYIAGVAYGSYARVLISPIIEQLETKEVNQNHIKATIRLEEEPELLWQAVQLAHSLVSQIKSQPER from the coding sequence GTGACTCATATCTTAGCCCCATTACAATCCTTAAAAACAGGTCGCTGGTTCAAGCTCATCTGCGGAGCTAGTTTCCAACACCTACCTACAGTCAGGAGTTTAACATTAGCCTACACTTTGGCAGGTGCTGACTGTATAGATGTTGCTGCCGATCCAGCAGTAATTATAGCAGTTCAAGAAGCTTTAGACGTAGCCAAGACCCTAGTTGGTGATGCCCAAGCGCGAGGCTTTGACTATCAAGGTAATTCACCGCTTTTAATGGTCAGTTTAAACGATGGAGAAGACCCTCACTTCCGCAAAGCCGAATTTGATCACGCGAAATGTCCCGAAGACTGCCTGAGACCATGTGAAAAAATTTGTCCAGCACAGGCAATTATATTTAACCGTAAACAAGATGATTTTTCAGGAGTTGAATCCCAGAAGTGCTACGGCTGCGGTCGTTGTTTGCCAATTTGCCCATATGATATAATTTATACAGAATCTTATATATCAACACCAACAGCGATCGCACCACTAGTAATATCCACGGGGGTAGATGCAGTAGAAATCCACACAAAGGTAGGGCGTTTAGCCGAATTCAAGCAACTATGGCAAGTAATTTCACCTTGGGCAGAACAATTAAAGATATTAGCCATCAGTTGTCCAGATAGAGAAGGAATAGTCAAATATCTTCAGTCTATCTACGACCTCATTTCTCCCCAATGTCAAGAAATAATTTGGCAAACCGATGGTCGTCCTATGAGTGGTGATATTGGAGACGGTACTACATTGGCAACTGTAAAATTAGGTCAAAAAGTTTTAGCAGCTAATTTACCAGGATATGTACAGTTAGCAGGTGGCACTAATAGATATACAGTTGCTAAGTTAAAAGCAATGGGATTATTAAACAGTGCTGATCACGAAAGCAAAAATCAGCACTACATTGCTGGAGTAGCTTATGGTAGCTACGCTCGTGTGTTAATTTCACCCATTATCGAACAGTTGGAAACCAAGGAGGTGAATCAAAATCATATCAAGGCAACTATCCGCCTAGAAGAAGAACCAGAGTTACTTTGGCAAGCCGTACAGCTTGCACATTCTCTCGTTTCCCAGATAAAGTCACAGCCGGAGCGATAA
- a CDS encoding dihydroorotase codes for MPLPQSILIRNARIVLPNGEFMVGDVLTRDRQIVEVAPKIATTTPAIELDAQNLTLLPGVIDPQVHFREPGLEHKEDLFTASCACAKGGVTSFLEMPNTRPLTTTQQALDDKLQRASNKCLVNYGFFIGATAENLPDLLTASPTPGIKIFMGSMHGQLLIDQDTVLESIFAQGERLIAVHAEDQARIQQRRQEFAGIHDLAIHSQIQDNQAALLATQLALRLSKKYQRRLHILHMSTAEEAELLRQDKPSWVTAEVTPQHLVLNTSAYEKIGTLAQMNPPLRSPHDNEVLWQALRDGVIDFIATDHAPHTLAEKAQEYPNTPSGMPGVETSLAVMLTAAMEGKCTVAQVVNWMSTAVAKAYGIPNKGAIAPGYDADLVLVDLNTYRPVRREELVTKCGWSPFEGWDLTGWAVTTIVGGQIVYDQGQLNTEVRGQALSFV; via the coding sequence ATGCCATTGCCCCAAAGTATATTAATTCGGAACGCTCGCATCGTCTTACCCAATGGTGAATTTATGGTAGGAGATGTATTGACACGCGATCGCCAGATCGTTGAAGTTGCACCAAAAATTGCCACGACAACACCAGCAATAGAACTTGACGCACAAAACTTAACTTTGTTGCCAGGAGTCATTGACCCCCAGGTGCATTTCCGCGAACCAGGGTTAGAACATAAGGAAGATTTATTCACAGCTAGTTGTGCCTGTGCTAAAGGTGGGGTGACATCTTTTTTAGAGATGCCCAACACCCGTCCTCTAACTACTACCCAGCAAGCTTTAGACGACAAATTACAACGTGCCTCAAATAAGTGCTTAGTTAATTATGGCTTTTTTATTGGGGCAACGGCAGAAAACCTCCCAGATTTACTGACAGCATCGCCCACACCGGGAATTAAAATTTTCATGGGGTCAATGCACGGTCAATTGCTGATTGATCAAGACACTGTGCTGGAATCTATATTTGCTCAAGGTGAGCGATTGATTGCGGTTCATGCCGAAGACCAAGCCAGAATCCAGCAACGCCGCCAAGAATTTGCAGGTATTCACGATCTGGCAATTCACTCCCAAATTCAAGATAACCAAGCAGCACTGTTAGCAACCCAGTTGGCATTAAGACTTTCTAAAAAATATCAACGTCGGTTACATATTTTACATATGTCCACGGCTGAGGAAGCAGAATTACTGCGTCAAGACAAACCCAGTTGGGTAACGGCGGAGGTGACACCACAACATTTGGTACTCAATACCAGTGCTTATGAAAAGATTGGGACTTTAGCGCAGATGAATCCACCATTGCGATCGCCCCACGATAATGAAGTATTATGGCAAGCTTTGCGGGATGGGGTGATTGATTTTATTGCTACAGATCATGCCCCCCACACCTTAGCCGAAAAAGCCCAAGAATATCCCAATACTCCCTCTGGGATGCCTGGAGTAGAGACATCCTTAGCTGTGATGTTAACGGCGGCTATGGAGGGTAAGTGTACTGTAGCTCAAGTTGTTAACTGGATGTCTACGGCTGTAGCTAAAGCTTATGGTATCCCCAACAAGGGAGCGATCGCACCTGGTTATGATGCCGATTTAGTGCTGGTAGACTTGAACACATATCGCCCCGTCCGGCGAGAGGAACTAGTAACCAAGTGTGGATGGAGTCCCTTTGAAGGTTGGGATCTCACAGGATGGGCTGTAACAACTATTGTCGGCGGTCAAATTGTCTATGACCAAGGTCAACTGAATACGGAAGTGCGGGGTCAAGCTTTAAGTTTCGTGTAG
- a CDS encoding patatin-like phospholipase family protein, translating to MSFKILSLDGGGIRGVITARILQEVERQIQERKGQSLNEYFDLIAGTSTGSILTAGIAVGKKSNELLQLYREQGQQIFPLNKKERYKKFPSIIQPVLEALSPPKYSHQGLIDVLTDVLGYKRIQDIAKPMILILAYDTLYRNTTFFTNCHPDVGARWYDECYLWQICTASASAPTFFPAYKLEPVNKEKFGDWVFPHIDGGVGANNPALAALSLVMRLSQSSISPKIKQEYNFDGVDLKDIAILSIGTGQSGEPFLFEQVHSWRGINWAQHLIDIFMEPTSEVSSTICQQIMGGYNSQRYLRLQFDLNEKFKSKQEETYKDTRTLLKRDERINRFTQTPVSEEMDDARTQTVEKFIYAASEFIEEGCTYYTRNHRGPKVKDAIAAFIMSN from the coding sequence ATGTCCTTCAAAATCTTGAGTTTGGATGGTGGCGGTATACGTGGAGTGATTACAGCACGCATTCTTCAAGAAGTGGAGCGACAAATTCAAGAACGTAAAGGTCAGTCTTTAAACGAATATTTTGATCTAATTGCTGGCACTTCCACGGGGTCAATTTTAACAGCCGGGATTGCTGTAGGAAAAAAGAGTAATGAGCTACTTCAGCTATATAGAGAACAGGGTCAGCAGATATTCCCCCTGAATAAAAAAGAACGCTACAAGAAATTCCCAAGTATCATCCAACCAGTGCTAGAGGCGTTGTCACCACCTAAATATTCTCATCAAGGGCTGATTGATGTCTTAACTGATGTATTGGGTTACAAAAGAATCCAGGATATCGCCAAACCGATGATTTTAATTTTGGCTTACGATACTCTTTACCGGAATACAACATTTTTTACTAACTGTCATCCAGATGTGGGGGCTAGATGGTATGACGAATGTTACTTATGGCAGATATGTACTGCATCTGCCTCTGCACCTACATTCTTTCCAGCTTATAAATTAGAGCCTGTTAACAAAGAAAAATTTGGCGATTGGGTATTTCCTCACATTGATGGTGGTGTCGGGGCTAATAACCCAGCATTAGCAGCACTTAGTCTAGTCATGAGGCTGAGTCAATCCTCCATTTCACCCAAGATTAAACAAGAATATAATTTTGATGGTGTAGATTTAAAAGACATTGCCATTCTTTCTATTGGTACAGGTCAGAGTGGTGAACCATTTCTGTTTGAGCAAGTCCACAGTTGGCGGGGTATAAACTGGGCGCAACATCTAATTGATATATTCATGGAGCCGACATCAGAGGTTAGTAGCACCATTTGCCAGCAAATCATGGGCGGATACAACTCTCAACGGTATTTGCGTCTTCAGTTCGACTTAAATGAGAAATTTAAATCTAAACAAGAGGAAACCTACAAAGATACTCGGACTCTTTTGAAAAGAGATGAAAGAATCAACAGGTTTACCCAAACCCCAGTCAGTGAAGAGATGGATGATGCTAGAACTCAGACTGTAGAGAAGTTTATATATGCAGCATCCGAATTTATTGAGGAAGGCTGTACTTATTACACCAGAAATCATCGTGGTCCAAAAGTCAAGGATGCGATCGCGGCTTTTATTATGTCCAATTAG
- the tsaE gene encoding tRNA (adenosine(37)-N6)-threonylcarbamoyltransferase complex ATPase subunit type 1 TsaE has translation MNILLKDADATLNLGIKLGQTLIPGSVILLEGDLGAGKTTLVQGIGQGLGITDPIVSPTFTLINEYSEGRLPLYHLDLYRLEPQEVSALNLDIYWEGVEVTPGIVAIEWAERMPYKPSIYLQLHLTYGDEGTRQAEITPFNCTINELIANL, from the coding sequence ATGAACATTTTACTTAAAGATGCAGACGCAACGCTTAACTTAGGTATCAAGCTGGGGCAAACTCTGATTCCTGGGAGCGTCATCTTACTAGAGGGTGATTTAGGTGCTGGTAAAACTACATTAGTACAAGGAATTGGACAAGGTTTAGGTATTACTGACCCTATTGTTAGTCCTACTTTTACCCTCATTAATGAATATTCTGAAGGACGCTTACCCCTTTACCATCTTGATTTGTATCGTTTAGAACCACAAGAGGTTTCAGCATTAAATCTAGACATTTACTGGGAAGGTGTTGAGGTGACTCCGGGTATTGTAGCGATTGAATGGGCAGAACGAATGCCCTATAAGCCAAGTATTTATCTTCAATTGCATTTGACTTATGGGGATGAAGGCACTCGTCAAGCCGAAATTACACCGTTTAATTGCACCATCAACGAATTGATTGCTAATTTGTGA
- a CDS encoding LuxR C-terminal-related transcriptional regulator, which yields MPISLHDVFHAIANIRNEQELKQTLMDKIGAYFGVQRWGIHLIDSKSTSDTDAQTIPSVCLESNPIGRYVVERHAPTHEQLLLTPEDWKDVCPRHDHGHVMTGPIVCDGHLVGTLNFTRDKGNPPFNANDLADLSALCIHLSAKLATLRTTPKSFPSPLPNPLTPRELQIAELVAQGLTNAEIAQRLWITQNSVKQALKRMFRKLGVSARAEMVARLQDLLIHK from the coding sequence ATGCCTATTTCGCTCCACGATGTATTTCATGCGATCGCCAATATCCGTAATGAGCAAGAATTAAAACAGACGCTCATGGATAAAATTGGTGCATATTTTGGTGTGCAACGTTGGGGTATCCATCTTATAGATAGTAAATCAACATCTGATACCGATGCACAAACCATTCCCTCAGTCTGTTTAGAAAGTAATCCCATCGGACGCTATGTAGTTGAACGTCATGCTCCCACCCATGAACAATTACTATTAACCCCAGAAGACTGGAAAGATGTCTGTCCCCGCCACGACCACGGACACGTCATGACTGGGCCAATTGTTTGTGATGGGCATCTGGTAGGAACACTCAACTTTACCCGCGACAAAGGAAATCCACCCTTTAACGCCAATGACTTAGCTGACCTCAGCGCACTCTGTATTCATTTGTCCGCCAAACTCGCTACCCTGCGAACTACCCCGAAAAGCTTCCCCTCTCCATTACCCAACCCCTTAACCCCACGGGAATTACAAATTGCTGAACTAGTAGCCCAAGGGTTAACCAACGCTGAAATCGCTCAACGACTTTGGATTACCCAAAACTCAGTCAAACAAGCTTTAAAAAGAATGTTCCGCAAACTAGGGGTTTCAGCCCGTGCTGAGATGGTAGCAAGATTGCAAGACCTGCTGATTCACAAATAA
- the cmr4 gene encoding type III-B CRISPR module RAMP protein Cmr4: MYKKAYGIIETLAPLHVGATAGEESGNLNLIFRDQFTQTGILPGSSIRGRLRSEMRLIDGEQAANYWYGNEAGSEQSEINNESIIKFEYASILWLPVFCPGQPIVWVTSPRLLQRYQRIAGDTVKFNGQSLKEIDIPDPYTGAKNLKARESQGKKTLFFNLGFLTINKTADLSPWFPSGKEKPAVIVDDSDIAMIHDMALYRQSRVRLKPDQKVVDGGGFFNTEALPEGTILIFPIAIKDDKSEKKWQPLNDTQTDIYLGGLESIGFGHCSLTINGV; the protein is encoded by the coding sequence ATGTACAAAAAAGCCTATGGCATTATTGAAACCTTAGCACCACTCCATGTAGGTGCAACCGCCGGAGAAGAAAGCGGTAATTTAAACCTAATTTTTCGTGACCAATTTACCCAAACAGGTATCCTTCCCGGTAGTTCAATTCGTGGTCGCCTACGTTCCGAAATGCGCCTCATAGATGGAGAACAAGCCGCAAATTATTGGTATGGTAACGAAGCCGGGTCAGAACAATCAGAAATTAACAACGAATCCATCATCAAATTTGAATACGCCTCCATTCTCTGGCTACCCGTATTTTGTCCCGGTCAACCAATAGTCTGGGTAACTAGTCCCCGCCTACTCCAACGCTACCAAAGAATTGCCGGCGATACAGTCAAATTTAACGGTCAATCTCTCAAAGAAATTGACATACCCGACCCCTACACAGGTGCAAAAAACTTAAAAGCCAGAGAATCCCAAGGTAAAAAAACCTTATTTTTCAACCTAGGATTTTTGACTATCAACAAAACCGCAGACTTATCACCTTGGTTTCCATCGGGAAAAGAAAAACCAGCCGTCATAGTAGACGATAGTGACATTGCCATGATTCATGACATGGCATTATATCGCCAAAGTCGTGTCCGCCTAAAACCCGACCAAAAAGTAGTAGATGGAGGCGGCTTCTTTAACACCGAAGCCTTACCAGAAGGAACAATCTTAATTTTCCCCATCGCCATCAAAGACGATAAATCAGAGAAAAAATGGCAACCCTTAAATGATACTCAAACAGACATTTACCTTGGAGGATTAGAATCCATCGGCTTCGGTCACTGTAGCTTAACCATAAATGGTGTGTAA
- the lepB gene encoding signal peptidase I: protein MQNQVSDNNSSQQPDNSWIAELGRTVVLSIVLALGIRTFVAEARWIPSGSMEPTLHGTPNQWEADKIIVDKLKYKFSQPQRGDIVVFSPTEELQKEQYHDAFIKRIIALPGETVAIRNGQVYINNQPLKEDKYLDSTQKTVTDVCTSGQQPPFLAKPQTIPPDSYLVLGDNRNSSYDSRCWGVVPRNNIIGRAVVRFWPLNNVGEIDKSPLYPQ, encoded by the coding sequence ATGCAAAATCAAGTGTCTGACAACAACTCTAGTCAACAACCCGATAATTCCTGGATCGCCGAGCTAGGTAGAACAGTTGTATTAAGTATCGTTCTGGCATTAGGTATTCGTACCTTTGTGGCGGAAGCACGCTGGATTCCTTCTGGCTCGATGGAACCTACTCTCCACGGCACTCCAAACCAATGGGAAGCAGACAAGATTATTGTTGATAAATTGAAGTACAAATTTTCCCAACCACAAAGGGGAGATATTGTAGTATTCTCACCTACAGAAGAGTTACAAAAAGAACAATATCATGATGCTTTTATTAAACGGATCATTGCCTTACCTGGAGAAACCGTAGCCATCAGGAATGGTCAAGTCTATATCAACAATCAACCCCTGAAAGAAGACAAATATCTTGACTCTACTCAGAAGACAGTGACTGATGTTTGTACATCAGGACAACAGCCACCTTTCTTAGCCAAACCCCAAACAATACCTCCTGATTCCTATCTAGTGCTAGGCGACAACCGTAATAGTAGCTACGATAGTCGTTGTTGGGGTGTTGTTCCTCGTAATAATATCATCGGTCGTGCTGTAGTCCGGTTCTGGCCACTCAACAATGTGGGAGAAATAGATAAATCACCACTTTATCCACAATAA